The following coding sequences lie in one Arthrobacter sp. PGP41 genomic window:
- a CDS encoding ABC transporter permease, producing the protein MANTATLPPAPASAAGPRGDERVGQRNPFQKLLGRPEVGALVGAVVLFVFFALVSSTFTQPNALATILYGSSTIGIMAVGVSLLMIGGEFDLSTGVAVISSALTASLFSWNFSMNAWVGVALALVVSLAIGFINGWILIKTKLPSFIVTLATFLMLTGLNLALTRLIGGSVSSPSISKLDGFESARAVFASSISIGGVEVKITVFFWIILVAVASWVLLRTKVGNWIFAVGGNADSARAVGVPVTKTKIGLFMAVGFCGWILGMHNLFAFDAVQSGEGVGNEFLYIIAAVIGGCLLTGGYGSAVGGAIGAFIFGMANKGIVYAQWNPDWFKFFLGLMLLLATIVNLIVKRRAELK; encoded by the coding sequence ATGGCAAATACAGCAACCCTGCCCCCGGCCCCCGCCTCGGCAGCCGGGCCGCGCGGCGACGAGCGGGTCGGACAACGGAACCCCTTCCAGAAGCTCCTGGGCCGCCCCGAAGTTGGCGCGCTCGTAGGAGCAGTGGTCCTGTTCGTTTTCTTCGCGCTGGTTTCTTCGACCTTCACGCAGCCCAACGCCTTGGCGACCATTCTTTACGGCAGTTCCACCATCGGCATCATGGCCGTGGGTGTGTCGCTGCTGATGATCGGTGGCGAATTCGACCTTTCCACCGGCGTGGCAGTTATCTCATCTGCGCTGACCGCATCCCTTTTCAGCTGGAATTTCTCCATGAACGCATGGGTGGGTGTTGCGTTGGCGCTCGTAGTCTCGCTGGCCATCGGGTTCATCAATGGCTGGATCCTGATCAAGACCAAGCTTCCCAGCTTCATCGTCACCCTCGCGACGTTCCTGATGCTTACCGGCCTGAACCTGGCACTCACCCGCCTCATCGGAGGCAGCGTGTCCTCGCCTTCCATTTCCAAGCTGGACGGCTTCGAATCGGCCCGCGCCGTATTTGCCTCGTCGATCAGCATCGGCGGCGTTGAAGTCAAAATCACCGTGTTCTTCTGGATCATCCTGGTTGCCGTCGCATCGTGGGTACTGCTGCGTACCAAGGTTGGCAACTGGATCTTCGCAGTGGGCGGGAACGCCGACTCGGCACGCGCTGTGGGCGTGCCCGTGACGAAAACCAAGATCGGGCTGTTCATGGCGGTTGGGTTCTGCGGTTGGATCCTTGGCATGCACAACCTGTTCGCCTTCGACGCCGTGCAGTCGGGCGAGGGCGTGGGCAATGAATTCCTCTACATCATTGCCGCAGTGATCGGCGGCTGCCTGCTCACCGGCGGCTACGGATCAGCCGTCGGCGGTGCAATCGGCGCGTTTATCTTTGGCATGGCCAACAAAGGCATCGTCTACGCGCAGTGGAACCCGGACTGGTTCAAGTTCTTCCTCGGCCTGATGCTGCTGCTGGCCACCATCGTCAACCTCATCGTCAAACGCCGCGCGGAACTGAAGTAA
- a CDS encoding ATP-binding cassette domain-containing protein yields the protein MNAKAIDQQTLLKNEKDPLTHTPVHLLSLEGVGKHYGNIIALRDVTMAVDNGRVTCVLGDNGAGKSTLIKIIAGLHQHDEGSLYVMGDERKFSSPRDALDVGIATVYQDLAVVSLMPIWRNFFLGSELTSGFGPFKSLDVQKMKDITKKELADMGIDLRDVEQPIGQLSGGERQCVAIARAVYFGAKVLILDEPTAALGVKQSGVVLRYILQARDRGLGVIFITHNPHHAFPVGDRFLLLKRGKSIGYYDKKDITLDELTAQMAGGAELAELAHELEQLGGHSDIVKEVQAEVAEVTETAEAKESSPRHA from the coding sequence ATGAACGCCAAAGCCATCGACCAGCAGACCCTGCTCAAGAACGAAAAGGACCCGCTGACGCACACCCCGGTCCATTTGCTCTCCCTGGAAGGTGTGGGGAAGCATTACGGCAACATCATTGCCCTTCGCGATGTCACCATGGCTGTGGACAACGGACGCGTCACCTGTGTCCTGGGGGACAACGGCGCCGGTAAGTCCACGCTGATCAAGATCATCGCCGGACTGCACCAGCACGACGAAGGCTCACTGTACGTCATGGGCGACGAACGGAAGTTCAGTTCCCCCCGCGATGCCCTCGACGTCGGCATTGCCACGGTCTACCAGGACCTCGCCGTGGTTTCTCTGATGCCGATCTGGCGCAACTTCTTCCTCGGGTCCGAGCTCACCAGCGGATTCGGCCCGTTCAAGAGCCTCGATGTCCAAAAGATGAAGGACATCACCAAGAAAGAGCTCGCCGACATGGGCATCGACCTGCGCGATGTGGAACAGCCCATCGGCCAGCTTTCGGGCGGTGAGCGCCAGTGTGTCGCCATTGCCCGGGCAGTGTACTTCGGAGCCAAGGTCCTGATCCTGGACGAGCCGACGGCGGCTCTGGGCGTCAAGCAGTCGGGCGTAGTTTTGCGCTACATCCTCCAGGCGAGGGACCGGGGCCTCGGGGTCATCTTCATCACCCACAACCCGCACCACGCCTTCCCCGTGGGCGACCGGTTCCTCCTGCTCAAGCGGGGCAAATCCATCGGATACTACGACAAAAAGGACATCACCCTGGACGAGCTCACCGCCCAGATGGCCGGCGGCGCGGAACTTGCCGAGCTTGCCCACGAGCTCGAACAGCTCGGCGGCCACAGCGACATCGTCAAGGAAGTCCAGGCCGAGGTGGCTGAAGTGACCGAGACGGCGGAGGCAAAGG